One segment of Panicum virgatum strain AP13 chromosome 3K, P.virgatum_v5, whole genome shotgun sequence DNA contains the following:
- the LOC120701044 gene encoding protein FAR1-RELATED SEQUENCE 5-like → MCVAGGAGAHLSSSNLTLPIISNEALHLPSNSAPPKLATQQLSNSASKVLPAESGGMTVPTAETTADGVDVEDGVEVLSTPQEPFVAISFNTSDAVKDYYNSYVRHTGFSIRIDTSRKSKKANEKTKYIYVCQKAGVNKKENIADDGPITEKKIVRQRRMYYVDRTHCPARMIVRKTPPGHWEVVNFEREHNHERLRKFSLTKYLKSHRDIPAEEKEFIKLLHGCSITTTRAYQIMAELYGGIENCPYTEGGAKNLRVEYRAKYRGKDVKATLEYFEELNMEDSEFYYSYTLDEFDRVENLFWVDGVARRTYELYSDCLSFDTTYLTNAYNMPCAPFIGIDRNGITIQLGCGFLRNEKTEGFVWLFTEFKKAMGGKDPANIITDQDIAMKATVAEVFVSSVHRNCRWHIMENARKTMGAFLDSKGDGKQELADDFKDCIDNSFTPAEFEQKWQAFLDKYELNNDERFQHLYDMRHCWIPAYFMHFFFPFLQTKARSEGFNAVLNRYVNPKNSILNFVQQYKKIQQRIFSKQDLQEAATATKVPRYLTGHPMEH, encoded by the exons ATGTgtgttgcaggtggtgcaggtgcACATTTGTCCAGCAGCAACTTGACTCTCCCTATAATATCCAATGAAGCTCTTCATCTGCCAAGCAACTCAGCTCCTCCTAAACTGGCAACTCAGCAACTTAGCAACTCAGCATCAAAGGTGCTCCCGGCTGAATCTGGTGGTATGACAGTTCCCACGGCTGAGACAACCGCagatggagttgatgttgaggATGGTGTTGAGGTTTTATCCACTCCGCAGGAACCTTTTGTAGCCATATCTTTCAATACTTCTGATGCTGTCAAAGACTATTACAATTCATATGTCCGTCATACAGGTTTCTCTATAAGGATCGACACATCCCGTAAGTCGAAAAAAGCAAATGAAAAGACAAAGTATATCTATGTTTGCCAAAAGGCTGGGGTCAACAAAAAAGAGAATATTGCTGATGATGGGCCAATAACTGAGAAAAAGATTGTGAGGCAAAGGCGCATGTATTATGTAGATAGGACGCACTGCCCAGCTCGCATGATTGTGAGGAAGACACCCCCTGGACACTGGGaggttgtgaactttgaaaggGAGCACAACCATGAGCGTTTAAGAAAATTCTCGCTCACAAAATACTTGAAGTCCCATAGAGACATACCAGCTGAAGAGAAAGAGTTCATCAAGTTGCTCCATGGATGCTCCATCACGACAACTCGTGCTTACCAGATAATGGCTGAGTTGTATGGAGGTATTGAAAACTGTCCATACACAGAAGGTGGTGCTAAAAATTTGCGTGTTGAGTACCGCGCTAAATATAGAGGTAAAGATGTGAAGGCGACGCTTGAGTACTTTGAGGAATTGAATATGGAAGATTCGGAATTCTATTATAGTTACACTCTTGATGAGTTTGACAGGGTTGAGAATCTGTTTTGGGTGGATGGTGTAGCAAGGAGAACTTATGAGTTGTATAGTGATTGTTTGTCCTTTGACACTACTTATTTGACCAATGCCTACAACATGCCATGTGCTCCTTTCATAG GGATTGACAGGAATGGCATAACAATCCAGCTGGGTTGCGGCTTTCTGAGGAATGAGAAGACTGAGGGTTTTGTCTGGCTGTTTACTGAATTCAAGAAAGCAATGGGCGGCAAGGATCCTGCAAATATAATAACTGATCAAGATATTGCGATGAAGGCTACTGTCGCAGAGGTATTTGTCAGTTCAGTTCATAGGAATTGCCGTTGGCACATTATGGAAAATGCTAGGAAGACCATGGGTGCTTTCTTGGATAGCAAGGGGGATGGTAAGCAAGAGTTGGCGGATGACTTCAAGGATTGTATTGACAATAGCTTCACGCCGGCAGAGTTTGAGCAGAAGTGGCAGGCTTTTCTGGATAAATATGAGCTCAACAATGATGAGAGGTTCCAACATTTGTATGACATGAGACATTGTTGGATCCCTGCGTATTTCATGCATTttttcttccccttcctccaaaCAAAAGCACGGAGTGAAGGCTTCAATGCTGTCCTGAATCGCTATGTCAACCCAAAGAACTCGATACTCAACTTTGTGCAGCAATATAAGAAGATACAACAAAGGATTTTCAGCAagcaagatttgcaagaggcggcCACAGCCACGAAGGTCCCACGCTACTTGACGGGGCACCCTATGGAGCATTAG
- the LOC120701045 gene encoding zinc finger BED domain-containing protein RICESLEEPER 2-like translates to MPCSALVLMIASTSTMMALLYLPAAVHLPQMRCACHILNLIVKEALTTLKPLIEIFRTAISFLNSSNQRIAAYKSYCIATGVRPRKFQLDMESSFTTFIQAQYPRSEVTLSGVYYPTSPLMIHYLVKIDLHLKNYANNIHIRSVVQPMIDKYNKYWRDIPLLYSFAFILDPRAKMKGFTRVLRRLGGLTSTDYSTYLVGTRARLTDVYNKYEEKYGAVRLRRTDPPVMSGKSRSAWDEIYDDDDGAAGLVSGSLPGTLNISRDTSATSLLHAVRSSASASNASELVSYLDCDIVNHLTDDFNILNWWHQHKLTYPVLSIMAKDILTVPISTISSESTFSMTGKIIEERRRNLKPEMVEMLTCIKDWEAAEARLQQNVEDKELEQAFEELYLDQ, encoded by the exons ATGCCTTGTTCGGCCCTGGTGCTGATGATCGCATCAACGTCGACGATGATGGCCCTGCTGTACCTGCCTGCGGCGGTGCACCTCCCCCAGATG CGTTGTGCATGTCATATTCTCAATCTGATTGTCAAGGAGGCCTTAACTACTCTCAAGCCTTTGATAGAAATATTTAGAACTGCAATATCATTCTTAAATTCATCTAATCAAAGAATTGCTGCATATAAAAGTTACTGCATTGCAACTGGTGTTAGGCCTAGAAAGTTTCAGCTGGACATGGAG TCCTCTTTCACTACTTTCATCCAAGCTCAGTATCCTAGGTCTGAAG TTACATTATCTGGTGTGTACTATCCTACATCTCCACTTATGATTCATTATCTTGTTAAGATTGATTTGCATCTAAAAAATTATGCTAATAATATACACATCAGATCTGTGGTGCAACCTATGATAGACAAATATAATAAGTACTGGAGGGACATACCTTTGCTGTACTCTTTTGCATTCATCTTGGACCCCAGAGCTAAAATGAAAGGTTTTACTAGGGTGCTTAGAAGGTTAGGTGGTCTCACCAGTACTGATTATTCTACTTATTTGGTTGGCACTAGAGCTAGACTTACTGATGTGTACAATAAGTATGAAGAGAAATATGGTGCTGTTAGGTTGAGGAGGACTGACCCTCCTGTCATGTCTGGTAAGTCAAGATCTGCTTGGGACGAaatatatgatgatgatgatggtgctgCTGGTTTGGTTTCTGGTAGCTTGCCTGGTACTCTTAACATCTCTAGAGATACATCTGCTACCTCTCTGCTACATGCGGTAAGGTCATCAGCTTCAGCTTCCAATGCTTCTGAACTTGTGTCCTACTTGGACTGTGACATTGTCAATCACCTAACTGATGACTTCaacatcttgaactggtggcaTCAGCACAAACTTACATACCCAGTACTCTCAATCATGGCTAAAGATATCTTAACTGTTCCTATTTCTACCATATCTTCAGAATCCACTTTTAGTATGACTGGCAAGATCATCGAGGAGCGAAGAAGGAATCTGAAGCCTGAAATGGTGGAGATGCTGACCTGCATCAAGGATTGGGAGGCTGCAGAAGCAAGGCTGCAACAGAATGTGGAAGACAAGGAGCTTGAACAAGCTTTTGAAGAACTTTATCTTGATCAGTGA